A stretch of the Danio rerio strain Tuebingen ecotype United States chromosome 18, GRCz12tu, whole genome shotgun sequence genome encodes the following:
- the gse1b gene encoding genetic suppressor element 1 isoform X8 — protein sequence MFGLKAPLYYLPGSSISSESSPVSSPATNHSSPVSTPKRGPMGPVIVPPGGHSVPSTPPVVTIAPTKTVNGLWRSESRSVREVESVPHGVSRDRLSSEAASAQEKGGPTVPAHLIGNPYPFGLTPASVMQDSRFQPLNLPRQMPHAVPTASVPEEYLRGFRPYATAEELRMPSLPLGLDPATAAAAAAYYHPGYLPHPSFSHYRMDDPFCLSALRSPFYQLPAGGALPPLHPSAVHMHLPGVRYPGDLSHPSLSSLQSERLSERLQMEDELRQREREREREREKEREREAEREKEREREREREKELEREREREREREREKEREREREMERQKERAAREKAAESHYLTELHGLRGAPDDRAKPDRITSNRPEKTKESILTTPKPIQPGIHQSLNSTHHPVPSLSSAHGLYLGPGGAGPTSLTVATMLQRTEEERWLARQRKLRQEKEDRQYQVSEFRQQVLEQHLDLGRQGEIPDMNVEGHRPVPNHHEPSSRDRDRDRDSHPLLGAPPPLISPKHQHKDHAPPPPTTLWNPAALIETSTDSRRTLHDPPSLGHYDISRLPLPPSKHERHYNSEKLEEGSRKRDSLDKYPPIRPSGFSEPNTFLAELEKSTQSFLNQQRAPLSLSGPYGELSAGFKSSGPLKNLQGHSRLAPDTTLVYDEFLQQHRRAVSKLDLEERRRREAREKGYYYELDDSYDESDEEEVRAHLRRVSEQPPLKLDDSTEKVEFLEMFDLTTLAHREEMMEVKRKKRRRMLRERSPSPPTVQNKRPTPTPLLTRFTPEDMNNSPELEDKKRFLTIFSLNHITQQQRRDNERVEELLQAIKQKSVTLDTIRHNPHPLCRSPAAHSSDQSSQSPVQSEELLNGWPLSPSPSVSIPQPSADPLSISDQHRPLSDPPKPKDSSLPPALPDKCRANDSLPGKSSSLLNSLRQPPFAKESSVSVNGKTKPWENFIAEEFAQQFHESVLQSTQKALQKSKGGALVVLEQNHAVDSSVHYNIPELQSTPGRSKPHPHPPSSQPNGQHCPPQPSRQELSAEESEEEEEEDDTEEDEPSTSRWQGIEAIFEAYQEYAEEQSIERQVLHSQCRRLEAHHYNLSLTAEQLSHSMGELMAQKQKLAAERENLQAELEHFKKCLTLPQSPWSRAHFKGYPPR from the exons GATCTTCCATCAGCAGCGAGTCGTCTCCTGTCTCATCACCGGCCACCAACCACAGCTCTCCAGTCAGTACGCCCAAACGAGGGCCCATGGGTCCAGTTATAGTGCCTCCTGGGGGTCACAGTGTACCCAGTACACCACCTGTGGTCACCATAGCCCCCACCAAAACCGTCAACGGCCTGTGGAGGAGTGAAAGCCGGTCTGTACGAGAG GTTGAATCAGTTCCACATGGAGTCAGTCGGGACAGGTTAAGTTCAGAAGCTGCTTCTGCCCAAGAGAAGGGGGGTCCCACTGTCCCAGCACACCTAATTGGAAACCCTTACCCATTTGGCTTGACGCCTGCATCTGTGATGCAAGACTCACGCTTTCAACCACTTAA CCTGCCCCGTCAGATGCCCCATGCAGTGCCCACGGCCAGTGTTCCTGAGGAATATTTGAGAGGGTTTCGTCCTTATGCCACTGCTGAGGAGCTCCGTATGCCCTCCTTGCCACTGGGGCTTGATCCTGCCACTGCTGCAGCTGCTGCTGCCTACTACCACCCTGGATATCTGCCTCATCCCTCCTTCTCTCACTACag AATGGACGATCCATTCTGTCTGTCAGCGCTGAGGTCGCCATTCTATCAACTGCCTGCAGGAGGTGCTTTACCTCCTCTACACCCCTCTGCAGTACACATGCACCTGCCTGGAGTGCGTTACCCTGGAGACCTAAGCCACCCCTCGCTGTCCAGCCTACAATCTGAGCGCTTGTCCGAACG ACTCCAGATGGAGGATGAGCTgcgacagagagaaagagaacgggagcgagagcgagagaaagagagagaacgaGAAGCCGAACGAGAAAAGGAGCGTGAACGAGAAAGGGAGCGAGAGAAGGAGCTTGAGcgtgagagggagagagagagggaacgagagagggagaaagagagagagcgtgaGAGGGAGATGGAGCGACAGAAGGAGAGGGCAGCACGAGAGAAAGCTGCGGAGAGCCATTATCTGACTGAGCTTCACGGGCTGAGAGGAGCACCAGACGACAGAGCCAAACCTGACAGAATCACTAGCAACAGACCTG AAAAAACCAAAGAGTCCATTCTTACAACTCCTAAACCCATCCAACCTGGAATTCACCAGTCTCTGAACTCCACCCACCATCCTGTGCCCAGTCTCTCCTCTGCTCATGGTTTGTATCTGGGCCCTGGAGGGGCAGGACCCACCAGCTTGACGGTGGCCACAATGCTACAGCGTACTGAGGAAGAGCGCTGGTTGGCACGGCAACGTAAGCTACGGCAAGAGAAGGAGGACAGGCAGTACCAAGTGTCAGAGTTCCGACAGCAGGTCCTAGAGCAGCACCTAGACCTGGGCAGACAGGGGGAAATTCCAGACATGAATGTAGAAGGACACAG ACCTGTACCAAACCATCATGAGCCAAGCAGCAGAGATCGTGACAGAGACAGAGATTCTCATCCACTCCTGGGAGCTCCACCTCCTCTTATCTCCCCTAAACATCAGCACAAAGACCATGCGCCCCCACCACCGACCACCCTCTGGAACCCTGCAGCACTCATCGAGACCTCTACTGACTCTAGACGCACCTTGCATGACCCTCCGAGTCTGGGTCATTACGATATCAGCCGGCTTCCCCTGCCCCCCTCCAAACACGAACGCCATTACAACTCTGAAAAGCTGGAAGAAGGATCCCGGAAGAGAGACAGTCTGGATAAATACCCTCCTATTCGACCAAGTGGATTCTCTGAGCCAAACACTTTCCTAGCAGAGCTGGAAAAATCCACCCAGAGCTTCCTAAACCAGCAAAGGGCACCGTTGAGTCTGTCAGGACCCTACGGAGAGCTGAGCGCTGGCTTTAAGTCCAGCGGACCTTTAAAGAACCTTCAGGGGCATTCACGTCTCGCGCCGGATACAACGTTAGTTTATGACGAGTTCCTGCAGCAGCATAGACGAGCGGTCAGCAAACTGGACCTAGAGGAGAGAAGACGCAGGGAAGCCAGAGAGAAAG GTTATTACTATGAGCTGGACGACTCCTATGATGAGAGTGATGAGGAAGAGGTGCGAGCTCATCTCCGGAGGGTTTCTGAACAACCACCGCTCAAGCTGGATGATTCCACAGAG AAAGTGGAGTTTTTAGAGATGTTTGACCTGACTACCCTGGCCCATCGAGAGGAGAtgatggaggtgaaaaggaaaaaaaggagGCGCATGCTAAGAGAGAGGAGTCCCTCCCCACCAACTGTGCAGAACAAGCGGCCCACTCCTACACCCCTACTAACCCGTTTCACTCCAGAGGACATGAACAACAGCCCAGAGCTAGAAGACAAGAAACGTTTCCTCACCATCTTCAGCCTCAACCACATCACACAGCAGCAGAGAAGAG ATAACGAGAGGGTTGAGGAGTTGTTGCAGGCCATAAAACAGAAGAGTGTGACTCTAGACACCATCAGACACAACCCTCACCCGCTTTGCAGAAGTCCTGCAGCCCATAGCTCAG ACCAGTCATCTCAGTCTCCAGTCCAGTCTGAAGAACTGCTGAATGGATGGCCGCTCAGTCCATCGCCGTCTGTGTCTATTCCACAGCCTTCAGCAGACCCTCTCTCCATCTCAGATCAGCACAGACCTCTCTCAGACCCCCCGAAACCTAAAGACTCTTCCTTGCCTCCTGCATTACCTGACAAATGTCGAGCCAATGACAGCCTCCCGGGCAAGAGCTCCAGTCTGCTGAATAGTCTCCGACAGCCCCCATTTGCTAAAGAAAGTTCTGTCAGTGTCAACGGAAAGACTAAACCCTGGGAGAACTTCATTGCTGAGGAGTTTGCCCAGCAGTTCCATGAATCTGTACTGCAGTCCACACAAAAAGCACTGCAGAAGAGTAAAG GTGGTGCATTGGTCGTATTGGAACAAAACCATGCGGTGGACTCATCCGTGCATTATAACATTCCTGAGCTCCAGAGCACACCAGGCCGCTCCAAACCCCACCCACACCCTCCCTCATCTCAGCCCAACGGACAGCACTGCCCCCCACAGCCCTCTCGTCAAGAGCTTTCTGCAGAGGAATCtgaggaagaagaagaggaagacgaCACTGAGGAGGATGAGCCCTCGACGTCCAGATGGCAGGGCATTGAAGCCATCTTTGAAGCTTATCAAGAGTATGCAGAAG AGCAAAGCATTGAACGCCAGGTTCTTCACAGTCAGTGCAGACGACTGGAAGCACATCACTATAATCTCAGTCTAACCGCTGAACAGCTCTCACACTCAATGGGG GAGCTGATGGCTCAGAAGCAGAAGCTGGCAGCAGAGAGGGAGAACCTGCAGGCAGAACTGGAGCACTTTAAAAAGTGTTTGACGCTGCCACAGAGCCCCTGGTCTAGGGCTCACTTTAAGGGCTACCCACCCAGGTGA
- the gse1b gene encoding genetic suppressor element 1 isoform 2 (isoform 2 is encoded by transcript variant 2) has translation MSHEPKSPSLGMISTATRTTATVSPLTPSPLNGSIVPNVSPASQSAHSGFAAALRKLAKQAEEPRGSSISSESSPVSSPATNHSSPVSTPKRGPMGPVIVPPGGHSVPSTPPVVTIAPTKTVNGLWRSESRSVREVESVPHGVSRDRLSSEAASAQEKGGPTVPAHLIGNPYPFGLTPASVMQDSRFQPLNLPRQMPHAVPTASVPEEYLRGFRPYATAEELRMPSLPLGLDPATAAAAAAYYHPGYLPHPSFSHYRMDDPFCLSALRSPFYQLPAGGALPPLHPSAVHMHLPGVRYPGDLSHPSLSSLQSERLSERLQMEDELRQREREREREREKEREREAEREKEREREREREKELEREREREREREREKEREREREMERQKERAAREKAAESHYLTELHGLRGAPDDRAKPDRITSNRPEKTKESILTTPKPIQPGIHQSLNSTHHPVPSLSSAHGLYLGPGGAGPTSLTVATMLQRTEEERWLARQRKLRQEKEDRQYQVSEFRQQVLEQHLDLGRQGEIPDMNVEGHRPVPNHHEPSSRDRDRDRDSHPLLGAPPPLISPKHQHKDHAPPPPTTLWNPAALIETSTDSRRTLHDPPSLGHYDISRLPLPPSKHERHYNSEKLEEGSRKRDSLDKYPPIRPSGFSEPNTFLAELEKSTQSFLNQQRAPLSLSGPYGELSAGFKSSGPLKNLQGHSRLAPDTTLVYDEFLQQHRRAVSKLDLEERRRREAREKGYYYELDDSYDESDEEEVRAHLRRVSEQPPLKLDDSTEKVEFLEMFDLTTLAHREEMMEVKRKKRRRMLRERSPSPPTVQNKRPTPTPLLTRFTPEDMNNSPELEDKKRFLTIFSLNHITQQQRRDNERVEELLQAIKQKSVTLDTIRHNPHPLCRSPAAHSSDQSSQSPVQSEELLNGWPLSPSPSVSIPQPSADPLSISDQHRPLSDPPKPKDSSLPPALPDKCRANDSLPGKSSSLLNSLRQPPFAKESSVSVNGKTKPWENFIAEEFAQQFHESVLQSTQKALQKSKGGALVVLEQNHAVDSSVHYNIPELQSTPGRSKPHPHPPSSQPNGQHCPPQPSRQELSAEESEEEEEEDDTEEDEPSTSRWQGIEAIFEAYQEYAEEQSIERQVLHSQCRRLEAHHYNLSLTAEQLSHSMGELMAQKQKLAAERENLQAELEHFKKCLTLPQSPWSRAHFKGYPPR, from the exons GATCTTCCATCAGCAGCGAGTCGTCTCCTGTCTCATCACCGGCCACCAACCACAGCTCTCCAGTCAGTACGCCCAAACGAGGGCCCATGGGTCCAGTTATAGTGCCTCCTGGGGGTCACAGTGTACCCAGTACACCACCTGTGGTCACCATAGCCCCCACCAAAACCGTCAACGGCCTGTGGAGGAGTGAAAGCCGGTCTGTACGAGAG GTTGAATCAGTTCCACATGGAGTCAGTCGGGACAGGTTAAGTTCAGAAGCTGCTTCTGCCCAAGAGAAGGGGGGTCCCACTGTCCCAGCACACCTAATTGGAAACCCTTACCCATTTGGCTTGACGCCTGCATCTGTGATGCAAGACTCACGCTTTCAACCACTTAA CCTGCCCCGTCAGATGCCCCATGCAGTGCCCACGGCCAGTGTTCCTGAGGAATATTTGAGAGGGTTTCGTCCTTATGCCACTGCTGAGGAGCTCCGTATGCCCTCCTTGCCACTGGGGCTTGATCCTGCCACTGCTGCAGCTGCTGCTGCCTACTACCACCCTGGATATCTGCCTCATCCCTCCTTCTCTCACTACag AATGGACGATCCATTCTGTCTGTCAGCGCTGAGGTCGCCATTCTATCAACTGCCTGCAGGAGGTGCTTTACCTCCTCTACACCCCTCTGCAGTACACATGCACCTGCCTGGAGTGCGTTACCCTGGAGACCTAAGCCACCCCTCGCTGTCCAGCCTACAATCTGAGCGCTTGTCCGAACG ACTCCAGATGGAGGATGAGCTgcgacagagagaaagagaacgggagcgagagcgagagaaagagagagaacgaGAAGCCGAACGAGAAAAGGAGCGTGAACGAGAAAGGGAGCGAGAGAAGGAGCTTGAGcgtgagagggagagagagagggaacgagagagggagaaagagagagagcgtgaGAGGGAGATGGAGCGACAGAAGGAGAGGGCAGCACGAGAGAAAGCTGCGGAGAGCCATTATCTGACTGAGCTTCACGGGCTGAGAGGAGCACCAGACGACAGAGCCAAACCTGACAGAATCACTAGCAACAGACCTG AAAAAACCAAAGAGTCCATTCTTACAACTCCTAAACCCATCCAACCTGGAATTCACCAGTCTCTGAACTCCACCCACCATCCTGTGCCCAGTCTCTCCTCTGCTCATGGTTTGTATCTGGGCCCTGGAGGGGCAGGACCCACCAGCTTGACGGTGGCCACAATGCTACAGCGTACTGAGGAAGAGCGCTGGTTGGCACGGCAACGTAAGCTACGGCAAGAGAAGGAGGACAGGCAGTACCAAGTGTCAGAGTTCCGACAGCAGGTCCTAGAGCAGCACCTAGACCTGGGCAGACAGGGGGAAATTCCAGACATGAATGTAGAAGGACACAG ACCTGTACCAAACCATCATGAGCCAAGCAGCAGAGATCGTGACAGAGACAGAGATTCTCATCCACTCCTGGGAGCTCCACCTCCTCTTATCTCCCCTAAACATCAGCACAAAGACCATGCGCCCCCACCACCGACCACCCTCTGGAACCCTGCAGCACTCATCGAGACCTCTACTGACTCTAGACGCACCTTGCATGACCCTCCGAGTCTGGGTCATTACGATATCAGCCGGCTTCCCCTGCCCCCCTCCAAACACGAACGCCATTACAACTCTGAAAAGCTGGAAGAAGGATCCCGGAAGAGAGACAGTCTGGATAAATACCCTCCTATTCGACCAAGTGGATTCTCTGAGCCAAACACTTTCCTAGCAGAGCTGGAAAAATCCACCCAGAGCTTCCTAAACCAGCAAAGGGCACCGTTGAGTCTGTCAGGACCCTACGGAGAGCTGAGCGCTGGCTTTAAGTCCAGCGGACCTTTAAAGAACCTTCAGGGGCATTCACGTCTCGCGCCGGATACAACGTTAGTTTATGACGAGTTCCTGCAGCAGCATAGACGAGCGGTCAGCAAACTGGACCTAGAGGAGAGAAGACGCAGGGAAGCCAGAGAGAAAG GTTATTACTATGAGCTGGACGACTCCTATGATGAGAGTGATGAGGAAGAGGTGCGAGCTCATCTCCGGAGGGTTTCTGAACAACCACCGCTCAAGCTGGATGATTCCACAGAG AAAGTGGAGTTTTTAGAGATGTTTGACCTGACTACCCTGGCCCATCGAGAGGAGAtgatggaggtgaaaaggaaaaaaaggagGCGCATGCTAAGAGAGAGGAGTCCCTCCCCACCAACTGTGCAGAACAAGCGGCCCACTCCTACACCCCTACTAACCCGTTTCACTCCAGAGGACATGAACAACAGCCCAGAGCTAGAAGACAAGAAACGTTTCCTCACCATCTTCAGCCTCAACCACATCACACAGCAGCAGAGAAGAG ATAACGAGAGGGTTGAGGAGTTGTTGCAGGCCATAAAACAGAAGAGTGTGACTCTAGACACCATCAGACACAACCCTCACCCGCTTTGCAGAAGTCCTGCAGCCCATAGCTCAG ACCAGTCATCTCAGTCTCCAGTCCAGTCTGAAGAACTGCTGAATGGATGGCCGCTCAGTCCATCGCCGTCTGTGTCTATTCCACAGCCTTCAGCAGACCCTCTCTCCATCTCAGATCAGCACAGACCTCTCTCAGACCCCCCGAAACCTAAAGACTCTTCCTTGCCTCCTGCATTACCTGACAAATGTCGAGCCAATGACAGCCTCCCGGGCAAGAGCTCCAGTCTGCTGAATAGTCTCCGACAGCCCCCATTTGCTAAAGAAAGTTCTGTCAGTGTCAACGGAAAGACTAAACCCTGGGAGAACTTCATTGCTGAGGAGTTTGCCCAGCAGTTCCATGAATCTGTACTGCAGTCCACACAAAAAGCACTGCAGAAGAGTAAAG GTGGTGCATTGGTCGTATTGGAACAAAACCATGCGGTGGACTCATCCGTGCATTATAACATTCCTGAGCTCCAGAGCACACCAGGCCGCTCCAAACCCCACCCACACCCTCCCTCATCTCAGCCCAACGGACAGCACTGCCCCCCACAGCCCTCTCGTCAAGAGCTTTCTGCAGAGGAATCtgaggaagaagaagaggaagacgaCACTGAGGAGGATGAGCCCTCGACGTCCAGATGGCAGGGCATTGAAGCCATCTTTGAAGCTTATCAAGAGTATGCAGAAG AGCAAAGCATTGAACGCCAGGTTCTTCACAGTCAGTGCAGACGACTGGAAGCACATCACTATAATCTCAGTCTAACCGCTGAACAGCTCTCACACTCAATGGGG GAGCTGATGGCTCAGAAGCAGAAGCTGGCAGCAGAGAGGGAGAACCTGCAGGCAGAACTGGAGCACTTTAAAAAGTGTTTGACGCTGCCACAGAGCCCCTGGTCTAGGGCTCACTTTAAGGGCTACCCACCCAGGTGA
- the gse1b gene encoding genetic suppressor element 1 isoform X4, with amino-acid sequence MFGLKAPLYYLPGMSHEPKSPSLGMISTATRTTATVSPLTPSPLNGSIVPNVSPASQSAHSGFAAALRKLAKQAEEPRGSSISSESSPVSSPATNHSSPVSTPKRGPMGPVIVPPGGHSVPSTPPVVTIAPTKTVNGLWRSESRSVREVESVPHGVSRDRLSSEAASAQEKGGPTVPAHLIGNPYPFGLTPASVMQDSRFQPLNLPRQMPHAVPTASVPEEYLRGFRPYATAEELRMPSLPLGLDPATAAAAAAYYHPGYLPHPSFSHYRMDDPFCLSALRSPFYQLPAGGALPPLHPSAVHMHLPGVRYPGDLSHPSLSSLQSERLSERLQMEDELRQREREREREREKEREREAEREKEREREREREKELEREREREREREREKEREREREMERQKERAAREKAAESHYLTELHGLRGAPDDRAKPDRITSNRPEKTKESILTTPKPIQPGIHQSLNSTHHPVPSLSSAHGLYLGPGGAGPTSLTVATMLQRTEEERWLARQRKLRQEKEDRQYQVSEFRQQVLEQHLDLGRQGEIPDMNVEGHRPVPNHHEPSSRDRDRDRDSHPLLGAPPPLISPKHQHKDHAPPPPTTLWNPAALIETSTDSRRTLHDPPSLGHYDISRLPLPPSKHERHYNSEKLEEGSRKRDSLDKYPPIRPSGFSEPNTFLAELEKSTQSFLNQQRAPLSLSGPYGELSAGFKSSGPLKNLQGHSRLAPDTTLVYDEFLQQHRRAVSKLDLEERRRREAREKGYYYELDDSYDESDEEEVRAHLRRVSEQPPLKLDDSTEKVEFLEMFDLTTLAHREEMMEVKRKKRRRMLRERSPSPPTVQNKRPTPTPLLTRFTPEDMNNSPELEDKKRFLTIFSLNHITQQQRRDNERVEELLQAIKQKSVTLDTIRHNPHPLCRSPAAHSSDQSSQSPVQSEELLNGWPLSPSPSVSIPQPSADPLSISDQHRPLSDPPKPKDSSLPPALPDKCRANDSLPGKSSSLLNSLRQPPFAKESSVSVNGKTKPWENFIAEEFAQQFHESVLQSTQKALQKSKGGALVVLEQNHAVDSSVHYNIPELQSTPGRSKPHPHPPSSQPNGQHCPPQPSRQELSAEESEEEEEEDDTEEDEPSTSRWQGIEAIFEAYQEYAEEQSIERQVLHSQCRRLEAHHYNLSLTAEQLSHSMGELMAQKQKLAAERENLQAELEHFKKCLTLPQSPWSRAHFKGYPPR; translated from the exons GATCTTCCATCAGCAGCGAGTCGTCTCCTGTCTCATCACCGGCCACCAACCACAGCTCTCCAGTCAGTACGCCCAAACGAGGGCCCATGGGTCCAGTTATAGTGCCTCCTGGGGGTCACAGTGTACCCAGTACACCACCTGTGGTCACCATAGCCCCCACCAAAACCGTCAACGGCCTGTGGAGGAGTGAAAGCCGGTCTGTACGAGAG GTTGAATCAGTTCCACATGGAGTCAGTCGGGACAGGTTAAGTTCAGAAGCTGCTTCTGCCCAAGAGAAGGGGGGTCCCACTGTCCCAGCACACCTAATTGGAAACCCTTACCCATTTGGCTTGACGCCTGCATCTGTGATGCAAGACTCACGCTTTCAACCACTTAA CCTGCCCCGTCAGATGCCCCATGCAGTGCCCACGGCCAGTGTTCCTGAGGAATATTTGAGAGGGTTTCGTCCTTATGCCACTGCTGAGGAGCTCCGTATGCCCTCCTTGCCACTGGGGCTTGATCCTGCCACTGCTGCAGCTGCTGCTGCCTACTACCACCCTGGATATCTGCCTCATCCCTCCTTCTCTCACTACag AATGGACGATCCATTCTGTCTGTCAGCGCTGAGGTCGCCATTCTATCAACTGCCTGCAGGAGGTGCTTTACCTCCTCTACACCCCTCTGCAGTACACATGCACCTGCCTGGAGTGCGTTACCCTGGAGACCTAAGCCACCCCTCGCTGTCCAGCCTACAATCTGAGCGCTTGTCCGAACG ACTCCAGATGGAGGATGAGCTgcgacagagagaaagagaacgggagcgagagcgagagaaagagagagaacgaGAAGCCGAACGAGAAAAGGAGCGTGAACGAGAAAGGGAGCGAGAGAAGGAGCTTGAGcgtgagagggagagagagagggaacgagagagggagaaagagagagagcgtgaGAGGGAGATGGAGCGACAGAAGGAGAGGGCAGCACGAGAGAAAGCTGCGGAGAGCCATTATCTGACTGAGCTTCACGGGCTGAGAGGAGCACCAGACGACAGAGCCAAACCTGACAGAATCACTAGCAACAGACCTG AAAAAACCAAAGAGTCCATTCTTACAACTCCTAAACCCATCCAACCTGGAATTCACCAGTCTCTGAACTCCACCCACCATCCTGTGCCCAGTCTCTCCTCTGCTCATGGTTTGTATCTGGGCCCTGGAGGGGCAGGACCCACCAGCTTGACGGTGGCCACAATGCTACAGCGTACTGAGGAAGAGCGCTGGTTGGCACGGCAACGTAAGCTACGGCAAGAGAAGGAGGACAGGCAGTACCAAGTGTCAGAGTTCCGACAGCAGGTCCTAGAGCAGCACCTAGACCTGGGCAGACAGGGGGAAATTCCAGACATGAATGTAGAAGGACACAG ACCTGTACCAAACCATCATGAGCCAAGCAGCAGAGATCGTGACAGAGACAGAGATTCTCATCCACTCCTGGGAGCTCCACCTCCTCTTATCTCCCCTAAACATCAGCACAAAGACCATGCGCCCCCACCACCGACCACCCTCTGGAACCCTGCAGCACTCATCGAGACCTCTACTGACTCTAGACGCACCTTGCATGACCCTCCGAGTCTGGGTCATTACGATATCAGCCGGCTTCCCCTGCCCCCCTCCAAACACGAACGCCATTACAACTCTGAAAAGCTGGAAGAAGGATCCCGGAAGAGAGACAGTCTGGATAAATACCCTCCTATTCGACCAAGTGGATTCTCTGAGCCAAACACTTTCCTAGCAGAGCTGGAAAAATCCACCCAGAGCTTCCTAAACCAGCAAAGGGCACCGTTGAGTCTGTCAGGACCCTACGGAGAGCTGAGCGCTGGCTTTAAGTCCAGCGGACCTTTAAAGAACCTTCAGGGGCATTCACGTCTCGCGCCGGATACAACGTTAGTTTATGACGAGTTCCTGCAGCAGCATAGACGAGCGGTCAGCAAACTGGACCTAGAGGAGAGAAGACGCAGGGAAGCCAGAGAGAAAG GTTATTACTATGAGCTGGACGACTCCTATGATGAGAGTGATGAGGAAGAGGTGCGAGCTCATCTCCGGAGGGTTTCTGAACAACCACCGCTCAAGCTGGATGATTCCACAGAG AAAGTGGAGTTTTTAGAGATGTTTGACCTGACTACCCTGGCCCATCGAGAGGAGAtgatggaggtgaaaaggaaaaaaaggagGCGCATGCTAAGAGAGAGGAGTCCCTCCCCACCAACTGTGCAGAACAAGCGGCCCACTCCTACACCCCTACTAACCCGTTTCACTCCAGAGGACATGAACAACAGCCCAGAGCTAGAAGACAAGAAACGTTTCCTCACCATCTTCAGCCTCAACCACATCACACAGCAGCAGAGAAGAG ATAACGAGAGGGTTGAGGAGTTGTTGCAGGCCATAAAACAGAAGAGTGTGACTCTAGACACCATCAGACACAACCCTCACCCGCTTTGCAGAAGTCCTGCAGCCCATAGCTCAG ACCAGTCATCTCAGTCTCCAGTCCAGTCTGAAGAACTGCTGAATGGATGGCCGCTCAGTCCATCGCCGTCTGTGTCTATTCCACAGCCTTCAGCAGACCCTCTCTCCATCTCAGATCAGCACAGACCTCTCTCAGACCCCCCGAAACCTAAAGACTCTTCCTTGCCTCCTGCATTACCTGACAAATGTCGAGCCAATGACAGCCTCCCGGGCAAGAGCTCCAGTCTGCTGAATAGTCTCCGACAGCCCCCATTTGCTAAAGAAAGTTCTGTCAGTGTCAACGGAAAGACTAAACCCTGGGAGAACTTCATTGCTGAGGAGTTTGCCCAGCAGTTCCATGAATCTGTACTGCAGTCCACACAAAAAGCACTGCAGAAGAGTAAAG GTGGTGCATTGGTCGTATTGGAACAAAACCATGCGGTGGACTCATCCGTGCATTATAACATTCCTGAGCTCCAGAGCACACCAGGCCGCTCCAAACCCCACCCACACCCTCCCTCATCTCAGCCCAACGGACAGCACTGCCCCCCACAGCCCTCTCGTCAAGAGCTTTCTGCAGAGGAATCtgaggaagaagaagaggaagacgaCACTGAGGAGGATGAGCCCTCGACGTCCAGATGGCAGGGCATTGAAGCCATCTTTGAAGCTTATCAAGAGTATGCAGAAG AGCAAAGCATTGAACGCCAGGTTCTTCACAGTCAGTGCAGACGACTGGAAGCACATCACTATAATCTCAGTCTAACCGCTGAACAGCTCTCACACTCAATGGGG GAGCTGATGGCTCAGAAGCAGAAGCTGGCAGCAGAGAGGGAGAACCTGCAGGCAGAACTGGAGCACTTTAAAAAGTGTTTGACGCTGCCACAGAGCCCCTGGTCTAGGGCTCACTTTAAGGGCTACCCACCCAGGTGA